The Primulina eburnea isolate SZY01 chromosome 13, ASM2296580v1, whole genome shotgun sequence genome includes a region encoding these proteins:
- the LOC140810849 gene encoding uncharacterized protein, translated as MTGPTSSSNRTCHGGSNALSHVYIQCPPLRCQLPGSRSFFYDDGNKLLLALTSDQVFSWKTTPYNPSVAPSSYPISEGSVLSIRYSLDLKLLAIQRSSHEIEIWNQETGKAFTQRCRSDSEKILGFFWTDCAVCDIVFVKTSGLELYSYNSESQSLHLVETKKQNISWYIYTHESRLVLLASGMQCKSFTGYQLSSAGTIRLPRFEMTMTKSEMNNKPILVADDVHIITVYGRIYCLQFDRVAMLLHSYRFYRDAVVQQGSLPVYSDRIRVSVVDNILIIHHVDAKVAILYDMYADTQAPVSAPLPLLLRGFSRVNTTSSQSTGETSCSSESNEPGEVSIYGDNWNFLVPDLVCDASTGCLWKIHVDLEAISASCSEVPFMLEFLQRRRLEASKAKQLCLSIARTIILERRPVPMVAKALDIFLVAYNHEIKAGTYNKRTKEEEISASGVSNIDIPPVVVDESSGLDASGKSIRNEPETGVGNESYNKSSFSASDSDGTASSASNQMKSHIMISSTGKSEMGHVMEYKASGLNASAAGQVQVLEPGNVHFNNNASDVPESHSTSAVISSADVHQFVFAPIEEEMAGDGSYLVAVMVEFIRRVSLEKLKVQPNTYVLMVQILIRDDNYAELGMLITNKIIEPSREVALQLLESGRQNFQIRKLGMAMLRQLSFHHDYVMLLVQDGYYLEALRFARKNKVNTVQPTLFLEAACAADDPQHLAAVLRFLSDFIPGFKSTSDHHMYRRIVADMSPSVAA; from the exons atgaCTGGACCGACATCTTCTTCTAATCGTACATGTCATGGTGGATCTAATGCACTGTCACACGTTTACATCCAATGTCCACCTCTAAGATGCCAACTTCCTGGATCAAGAAGTTTCTTTTATGATGATGGGAATAAGCTACTTCTTGCCTTGACTTCTGACCAG GTTTTTTCGTGGAAAACCACTCCATACAATCCATCTGTGGCTCCATCTTCTTATCCAATCAGTGAAGGTTCTGTGCTCTCCATTCGATATTCTTTAGATCTCAAGCTTTTGGCTATCCAAAGATCTAGTCATGAGATTGAGATCTGGAATCAAGAAACGGGAAAAGCATTTACTCAAAGGTGTAGGTCTGACTCGGAGAAGATTCTCGGTTTTTTCTGGACAGATTGTGCAGTGTGCGATATTGTGTTTGTCAAAACAAG TGGACTGGAGTTGTACTCTTACAATTCCGAGTCTCAATCTCTGCACTTGGTTGAGACCAAAAAACAGAATATTAGTTGGTACATCTACACCCATGAAAGCAGATTGGTACTTCTTGCCTCAGGAATGCAGTGCAAGAGTTTTACAGGTTATCAG CTGTCATCTGCTGGAACCATCCGTCTACCCAGGTTTGAGATGACCATGACCAAATCTGAGATGAATAATAAGCCCATTCTTGTAGCTGATGACGTTCATATCATTACTGT GTATGGCAGAATTTATTGCCTGCAGTTCGATAGAGTTGCTATGCTACTTCACTCATATAGGTTTTATCGAGATGCTGTTGTACAACAG GGTTCCCTGCCTGTTTACTCTGATAGGATCAGAGTGAGCGTGGTTGACAACATTTTGATTATTCATCACGTGGATGCAAAGGTTGCTATTTTATATGATATGTATGCAGATACGCAAGCACCTGTTTCTGCTCCCCTTCCCCTATTGCTGAGAGGTTTTTCTAGAGTTAACACGACATCCTCTCAATCAACTGGTGAAACTTCTTGCTCTTCAGAATCAAATGAGCCAGGCGAAGTCTCTATTTATGGAGATAACTGGAATTTTCTTGTTCCTGATCTTGTGTGTGATGCTTCAACTGGGTGTTTGTGGAAAATTCATGTGGATTTGGAG GCCATATCCGCCAGTTGTTCGGAAGTACCATTCATGCTAGAATTCCTGCAAAGAAGAAGGTTAGAGGCGAGCAAG GCTAAGCAGTTGTGCTTATCTATTGCCAGAACTATTATTTTGGAACGAAGGCCAGTCCCCATGGTTGCCAAGGCATTAGACATTTTCCTCGTGGCATACAATCATGAAATAAAAGCAGGCACCTATAACAAGAGGaccaaagaagaggaaatatcAGCCTCTGGTGTTTCCAATATAGATATCCCTCCTGTGGTTGTTGATGAGTCCAGTGGATTAGATGCATCTGGGAAGTCCATCAGAAACGAACCTGAAACTGGTGTTGGGAATGAATCTTATAACAAATCTAGCTTTTCAGCTTCGGACTCTGATGGTACAGCGAGTTCCGCATCTAACCAAATGAAAtcacatattatgatttcatCAACTGGTAAATCAGAGATGGGGCACGTAATGGAGTACAAAGCATCTGGACTGAATGCTTCTGCTGCTGGGCAAGTACAAGTTCTTGAGCCTGGTAACGTCCACTTCAATAATAATGCTTCTGATGTGCCGGAGTCCCATTCAACTTCTGCTGTAATTTCATCAGCGGATGTGCATCAATTTGTGTTTGCCCCTATCGAGGAAGAGATGGCAGGGGATGGATCTTACTTGGTGGCTGTGATGGTTGAGTTTATACGGAG GGTTAGCTTGGAAAAACTGAAAGTGCAACCTAATACCTATGTTTTGATGGTACAAATACTAATTCGGGATGATAATTATGCTGAACTTGGAATGCTTATCACGAACAAG ATTATTGAGCCTTCAAGAGAAGTGGCATTGCAGCTTCTCGAGTCTGGCCGTCAGAACTTTCAAATAAGGAAGTTGGGCATGGCTATGCTTAGACAACTCTCGTTTCATCATGACTATGTGATGTTGCTTGTACAAGATGGGTATTATCTTGAAGCTCTTCGTTTTGCACGAAAAAATAAG GTTAACACAGTTCAGCCAACTCTGTTTCTTGAAGCAGCTTGTGCTGCTGATGATCCACAACACCTAGCTGCCGTCCTAAGATTCTTGTCCGATTTCATACCTGGATTTAAGAGCACTTCGGATCACCACATGTACCGTCGCATTGTTGCTGATATGAGTCCCTCAGTGGCTGCCTGA